A genomic stretch from Hydrogenimonas urashimensis includes:
- a CDS encoding endonuclease III domain-containing protein, which yields MTRDNFDKALRILRTEYPKWDAPAKKTAYGYRRTPYTVTVSVTLSFRTKDEVTQAAGERLFALADTPEKMVTLPQETIEKAIYPVGFYRKKARTILDISHYLLKHFDGKVPDTEKELLKIRGIGPKAAAIILERAFGKDAVAVDVHVHRILNRWGFLQTRTPKESYEALKTLLVSQEKKGLNRLLVSFGQVICKPLKPQCDNCPIKDLCDTGRSLQP from the coding sequence ATGACACGGGACAATTTCGACAAAGCTCTGCGAATTCTCAGAACCGAGTATCCCAAATGGGACGCGCCGGCCAAGAAAACGGCCTACGGCTACCGACGCACCCCCTACACCGTCACCGTTTCGGTGACACTCAGTTTCCGCACCAAAGACGAAGTGACCCAGGCGGCCGGTGAGCGGCTCTTTGCCTTGGCCGACACCCCCGAAAAGATGGTCACCCTCCCGCAAGAGACGATCGAAAAAGCGATCTACCCCGTCGGTTTCTACCGCAAAAAAGCCCGGACGATACTCGATATTTCCCACTACCTGCTAAAACATTTTGACGGCAAGGTCCCCGACACGGAGAAAGAGCTGCTTAAAATCAGAGGCATCGGTCCCAAAGCGGCCGCCATCATCCTGGAACGGGCATTCGGCAAAGATGCGGTCGCCGTGGATGTCCATGTGCACCGCATCCTCAACCGCTGGGGATTTCTGCAGACCCGTACGCCAAAAGAGAGCTACGAAGCCCTCAAAACCCTTCTGGTTTCCCAAGAGAAAAAAGGGCTCAACCGCCTGCTTGTAAGTTTCGGGCAGGTCATCTGCAAACCGCTTAAACCGCAGTGCGACAACTGCCCGATAAAAGATCTATGCGATACGGGCCGATCCCTACAGCCATGA
- a CDS encoding SulP family inorganic anion transporter encodes MFAQLLKAYSGHSAKNDVLSGAVVAIALVPEAIAFSLIAGVSPLVGLYTAFLLGLVTALFGGKPGMISGATGSVAVVMVSLVATHGVEYLFFATILTGLIQVAFGLLRLAKFIRLVPQPAILGFVNGLAIVIALAQLPMFEGEGPIMYILVFATMATMVILPRFTKAVPAGLVAIVVLSAVTVIFDLDTKRVADLGSIAGDLPSFHWPDVPFGFETFQTVLPYAAVMAAVGLIESLLTLSVLDEMSGEKGNANKEAVALGAGNAACGMFGGMAGCAMIGQSIINFTSGGRGRLSGVTAAILLILFVVSLSDLIGQIPIAVLVGIMFMVSVETFEWASLDRLRKMPKTDAFILITVTIVTIFTDLAMAVIIGVIISALVFAWQHARVYTRTYVEGDRKIYEFDGPLFFGSVQGFLDQFDVANDPDEVVMDFKRARVMDSSGVEAIDKITKRYEEAGKKLTIRHLSEDCKKLLKAAGKYCTWEEDDPTYKVAVDHEMYRR; translated from the coding sequence GTGTTCGCACAACTTCTCAAAGCCTATTCGGGGCACAGCGCTAAAAACGACGTTCTCTCCGGCGCTGTCGTCGCCATCGCGCTGGTTCCCGAAGCGATCGCCTTTTCGCTCATTGCCGGCGTTTCCCCGCTGGTAGGTCTGTATACGGCATTCCTTCTCGGCCTCGTCACGGCACTTTTCGGCGGCAAGCCGGGTATGATCAGCGGCGCTACGGGAAGTGTGGCGGTGGTCATGGTCTCCCTTGTCGCGACCCATGGTGTCGAGTACCTCTTTTTCGCCACGATATTGACAGGGCTCATACAGGTGGCTTTCGGCCTTTTGCGGCTGGCCAAATTCATTCGCCTCGTTCCCCAGCCGGCAATCCTTGGTTTCGTCAACGGCCTGGCCATCGTCATCGCCCTAGCACAACTTCCGATGTTCGAAGGCGAGGGGCCCATTATGTACATCCTCGTCTTCGCCACGATGGCCACGATGGTCATACTGCCTCGTTTTACCAAAGCGGTCCCGGCCGGGTTGGTGGCGATTGTCGTCTTGAGCGCCGTGACCGTCATTTTCGACCTCGACACGAAACGGGTGGCGGACCTGGGCTCCATCGCCGGTGACCTCCCCTCTTTCCACTGGCCCGACGTGCCCTTTGGCTTTGAAACCTTTCAGACTGTCCTCCCCTATGCCGCGGTTATGGCAGCGGTGGGGCTCATCGAATCGCTGCTGACCCTCTCGGTGCTCGATGAAATGAGCGGCGAAAAAGGAAACGCCAACAAAGAGGCGGTGGCCCTGGGCGCCGGTAATGCCGCCTGCGGCATGTTCGGCGGCATGGCAGGATGCGCGATGATCGGCCAGAGCATCATCAACTTCACCTCCGGCGGGCGGGGGCGTCTTTCGGGTGTGACGGCGGCCATTCTGCTCATCCTTTTCGTCGTTTCGCTGAGCGATCTCATCGGACAGATTCCCATCGCCGTGCTGGTGGGGATCATGTTCATGGTCAGCGTCGAGACCTTCGAATGGGCGAGTCTCGATCGCCTTCGGAAGATGCCAAAAACCGATGCCTTCATCCTGATTACGGTCACCATCGTCACGATCTTCACCGACTTGGCGATGGCGGTCATCATCGGGGTCATCATCAGCGCACTGGTCTTCGCGTGGCAGCATGCCCGCGTCTATACCCGCACCTACGTGGAAGGCGACAGAAAGATCTACGAATTCGATGGCCCTCTCTTCTTCGGTTCGGTCCAGGGATTTCTGGACCAGTTCGACGTAGCCAACGACCCGGACGAGGTGGTCATGGACTTCAAGCGGGCCCGCGTCATGGATTCCAGCGGCGTCGAGGCGATCGACAAAATCACGAAGCGTTACGAAGAGGCGGGCAAGAAGCTCACCATCCGCCACCTCAGCGAAGACTGCAAAAAGCTCCTCAAAGCGGCGGGCAAATACTGCACCTGGGAAGAGGACGACCCCACCTATAAAGTGGCGGTGGACCACGAAATGTACCGCAGGTAA
- a CDS encoding NifS family cysteine desulfurase, with amino-acid sequence MMKVYLDNNATTMVDPEVKAAMDPYFTEIYGNPNSLHDFGTASHPALRRAMDQMYEAIGARDEDDIVVTSCATESNNWVLKGVYFDLIKNGDKDHIITTEVEHPSITAVCRWLEEQGVRVTYLPVNNDGIVEAHTVRDFITDKTALVSIMWANNETGAIFPVEQIAEVCKEKGVLFHTDGVQAVGKIPVDVIRSGVDFMSFSAHKFHGPKGVGGLYIRNGHPLTSLLHGGEHMGGRRSGTLNVPGIVGMGKAIELANYYLKFEEEHVRRLRDKLEDAILEIPDIYSVGPRDNRTPNTILVSVRGVEGEAMLWDLNRAGIAASTGSACASEDLEANPIMTAVGADSELAHTAVRLSLSRFTTEEEIDYTIEQFKKAVERLRAISSTYAYMPENMKV; translated from the coding sequence ATGATGAAAGTCTATCTCGACAACAATGCCACAACGATGGTGGACCCGGAAGTCAAAGCGGCGATGGACCCGTATTTCACCGAAATTTACGGAAACCCGAATTCATTGCACGATTTCGGTACGGCGTCGCATCCGGCGCTTCGCAGGGCGATGGACCAGATGTATGAAGCGATCGGCGCACGGGACGAGGATGACATCGTGGTCACCTCCTGTGCCACCGAGTCGAACAACTGGGTGCTCAAAGGTGTCTATTTCGATCTGATCAAAAACGGCGACAAGGACCATATCATCACGACCGAAGTGGAGCACCCCTCCATCACGGCCGTGTGCCGATGGCTGGAGGAGCAGGGTGTGCGGGTGACCTATCTGCCGGTCAACAACGACGGTATCGTCGAAGCGCATACGGTACGCGACTTCATTACCGACAAGACGGCGCTCGTTTCGATCATGTGGGCCAACAACGAAACGGGGGCCATCTTTCCTGTCGAACAGATCGCCGAAGTCTGCAAGGAGAAAGGGGTACTGTTCCACACCGACGGGGTTCAGGCGGTCGGCAAAATTCCGGTCGATGTCATCAGGTCGGGCGTCGATTTCATGAGTTTTTCGGCCCACAAGTTCCACGGGCCCAAAGGGGTCGGCGGGCTTTACATTCGCAACGGACACCCGTTGACATCGCTGCTGCATGGGGGAGAGCATATGGGCGGCCGCCGCTCGGGAACGCTGAATGTTCCCGGCATCGTCGGCATGGGCAAGGCGATCGAACTGGCCAACTACTATCTCAAATTCGAAGAGGAGCATGTAAGGCGTCTGCGAGACAAACTCGAAGATGCGATTCTGGAGATTCCCGACATCTACAGTGTGGGACCGCGGGACAACCGCACCCCCAACACGATACTCGTCTCCGTCCGCGGGGTCGAGGGGGAAGCGATGCTGTGGGATCTCAACCGGGCAGGCATCGCGGCGAGTACCGGTAGCGCGTGTGCCAGTGAAGACCTTGAGGCGAATCCGATCATGACGGCGGTGGGCGCCGACAGCGAGCTGGCCCATACGGCCGTGAGACTCAGCCTCAGCCGTTTTACGACCGAAGAGGAGATAGACTATACCATCGAACAGTTCAAAAAGGCGGTCGAGCGTCTGCGTGCCATTTCGAGCACCTACGCCTACATGCCAGAAAATATGAAAGTGTAA
- a CDS encoding iron-sulfur cluster assembly scaffold protein has translation MAKTDLIGGSIWEEYSQKVQELMNNPKNQGELTEEDAKRLGGELIVADFGAESCGDAVRLYWIVDPKTDRILDAKFKSFGCGTAIASSDTMVELCKGKTVDEAVKITNIDVEKAMRDEPNTPAVPPQKMHCSVMAYDVIKKAASLYKGVDMESFEDEIIVCECARVSLSTIKEVIRLNDLKTVEEITDYTKAGAFCKSCIKPGGHEEREYYLVDILADTRREMEEEKLKEAAEKQASGEEIPFSDMTLVQKIKAIDSVIDESVRQYLIMDGGNMEVLDVKQNGEYTDVYIRYLGACSGCASSTTGTLYAIESTLKEKLDPNIRVLPI, from the coding sequence ATGGCAAAAACAGATTTGATTGGCGGCAGCATCTGGGAAGAGTACAGCCAGAAGGTGCAGGAGTTGATGAACAACCCCAAAAACCAGGGCGAACTGACCGAGGAGGATGCCAAGCGCCTGGGCGGCGAGCTGATCGTCGCCGATTTCGGTGCCGAGAGCTGCGGCGATGCCGTGCGCCTCTACTGGATCGTCGATCCGAAAACCGACAGAATCCTTGACGCGAAATTCAAGAGCTTCGGCTGCGGAACGGCGATCGCCAGTTCCGATACGATGGTGGAGCTCTGCAAAGGCAAGACGGTCGATGAGGCGGTCAAGATCACCAATATCGACGTGGAAAAGGCGATGCGCGACGAGCCGAATACCCCGGCCGTTCCACCGCAGAAGATGCACTGCTCGGTTATGGCCTACGACGTCATCAAGAAGGCGGCATCACTTTATAAAGGGGTGGATATGGAGAGTTTCGAAGACGAGATCATCGTCTGCGAATGTGCCAGGGTGAGCCTGAGCACCATCAAGGAAGTGATCAGACTCAACGACCTTAAAACCGTCGAAGAGATTACCGACTACACCAAAGCGGGAGCATTCTGCAAAAGCTGTATCAAGCCCGGCGGCCACGAAGAGCGTGAATACTATCTGGTGGATATTCTTGCCGACACACGACGCGAGATGGAAGAAGAGAAGCTCAAGGAAGCTGCCGAGAAACAGGCCAGCGGCGAAGAGATTCCTTTCAGCGACATGACGCTGGTTCAGAAGATCAAGGCGATCGACAGCGTCATCGACGAGAGCGTACGGCAGTACCTGATCATGGACGGAGGCAACATGGAAGTGCTCGATGTCAAACAAAACGGCGAGTACACCGATGTCTACATCCGCTATCTGGGAGCCTGCTCCGGATGCGCCAGCTCCACCACCGGTACGCTCTATGCCATCGAGTCTACACTCAAAGAGAAACTCGACCCCAATATCCGCGTTCTTCCCATCTGA
- a CDS encoding linear amide C-N hydrolase: MKRDSRTLKRIAVALLILGMTAAQACTGIRLVAKDGTVVHARTLEFARDLHSNVIVVPRNYPRTGTTPDGKGGLEWKTKYASMGANGVGLPFIFDGFNERGLAVGTFYFPGSVRYMPYSPSKASKTLAPWEFGSWLLENFATVDEVKNNVAKVVVSDVILKAWGFTPPVHYVVHDASGKSLVIEFIDGKVVVYDNPLGVMANSPSFDWHMTNLRNYINISLTSVKPLKLKGGVVLKPFGMGAGLHGIPGDFTPPSRFVRAVLFSQAVYEPKTGKEAVLEAFHILNNFDIPKGAMREGEEADAQGHPMADFTTWTSANDLKAKKFYFRTYGDQRIRMVDMNKMDLDAKKIVEFPMSGQEEIREITPAEAIE; encoded by the coding sequence ATGAAACGTGACTCACGAACATTGAAAAGGATCGCCGTGGCCCTTTTGATCTTGGGAATGACGGCGGCACAGGCCTGCACGGGTATCAGGCTGGTCGCCAAAGATGGCACGGTGGTCCACGCACGGACACTGGAGTTCGCACGGGACCTGCACTCCAATGTCATCGTCGTTCCAAGAAACTACCCCCGTACCGGAACCACGCCCGACGGAAAGGGTGGGCTTGAATGGAAAACGAAATATGCCAGCATGGGCGCCAACGGGGTCGGGCTTCCTTTCATTTTCGACGGCTTCAACGAAAGGGGTCTGGCCGTCGGCACCTTCTATTTCCCGGGATCGGTCCGGTATATGCCCTACAGCCCTTCCAAAGCCTCCAAAACGCTGGCTCCCTGGGAGTTTGGATCGTGGCTGCTGGAAAATTTCGCCACCGTCGACGAGGTGAAGAACAATGTCGCCAAGGTGGTCGTCTCCGATGTCATCCTCAAAGCCTGGGGATTCACTCCTCCGGTCCACTACGTGGTTCATGACGCTTCGGGCAAAAGCCTGGTCATCGAATTTATCGACGGCAAGGTCGTCGTGTACGACAACCCGCTCGGCGTGATGGCCAACTCCCCCTCTTTCGACTGGCACATGACCAATCTTCGCAATTACATCAATATTTCTCTCACATCGGTGAAACCTTTGAAACTCAAGGGTGGCGTGGTATTAAAACCTTTCGGCATGGGGGCGGGCCTGCATGGTATTCCCGGCGATTTCACTCCGCCTTCGCGTTTTGTGCGGGCGGTTCTTTTTTCCCAGGCAGTCTATGAACCCAAAACCGGGAAAGAGGCCGTACTGGAAGCGTTTCATATATTGAACAATTTCGATATTCCCAAAGGCGCCATGCGCGAGGGGGAAGAGGCGGATGCACAGGGGCATCCGATGGCGGATTTCACCACCTGGACCAGCGCAAACGATCTCAAGGCGAAAAAGTTCTATTTCCGTACCTACGGCGATCAGCGCATCCGCATGGTGGATATGAACAAGATGGATCTGGATGCCAAAAAGATCGTCGAGTTCCCAATGTCCGGCCAAGAGGAGATTCGGGAGATCACACCGGCGGAAGCGATCGAATAG
- a CDS encoding amidohydrolase, translating into MIKSLKTKVALALLSGAGFLALSAEAATLYFGGDIVTMAQSGPLYAEAVVEKEGKIVYVGEKAGAEKRFGERVDKVDLQGRTMMPGFIEPHLHPSIAAIMLPNETIAPHAWKKPQGISPAAKTPEAFYRLLKSSVDKEAKSGKMFFVWGYHPLWHGPIDRQMLNELSADKPIGVIHRSFHEIFLNDAAIGLLGLKRSDYAGNPQVDWEKGHFYEGGWLALLPKIAPHLLNPKTYKKGLAMMSELMLRNGITTICEPGFPSSDFNMEYTLLKSEMAKDPPYDCYLIPNGTQLYSMAGNSNEKAEKMIRELPAKYNTRNITFLPRQVKLFADGAIYSLAMQMKQPYTSEAFRGEWMTPPKRLKEQMSFYWDRGYKIHMHANGDKGIQKVLDFNRQDQKRHPRKEHRFTLHHMGYFDADIAKQVKDLGVKASVNPYYLWALAEKYSKVGLGKARAENLVRIRELTERAIPVSFHSDFAMAPAEPLTLAWVAVNRVTDEGRKVSQNQRISVFDAMKAITINAARTLNLEKSLGSIEVGKIANFTILEQNPFKVDPMKLKEIGVYAVVHKGRMVPVGHQKTGADADAHGCILSAGYRWCGKTEKCERPWELAQRAHLKPTAEAFEKYCNEPAPHRQISQKEER; encoded by the coding sequence ATGATCAAATCCCTCAAAACAAAAGTCGCACTGGCCCTGCTGTCGGGTGCAGGTTTCTTGGCTCTTTCCGCGGAAGCCGCCACACTCTATTTTGGCGGTGACATCGTCACGATGGCACAGAGCGGCCCCCTATACGCGGAGGCGGTCGTCGAAAAAGAGGGGAAAATCGTCTATGTCGGGGAAAAAGCCGGGGCGGAAAAACGGTTCGGCGAGAGGGTCGACAAGGTCGACCTGCAGGGCAGAACGATGATGCCGGGATTCATCGAGCCCCATCTGCACCCCTCCATCGCTGCCATCATGCTGCCCAACGAAACGATCGCCCCCCACGCGTGGAAAAAACCCCAGGGAATCTCTCCCGCCGCGAAGACGCCGGAGGCGTTCTACAGGCTGCTCAAGTCCTCTGTCGACAAAGAGGCAAAAAGCGGCAAAATGTTTTTTGTATGGGGGTACCATCCGCTCTGGCATGGTCCCATAGACCGGCAGATGCTCAACGAGCTCTCCGCCGACAAGCCGATCGGGGTTATCCACCGTTCATTCCACGAGATCTTTCTCAACGATGCCGCCATCGGGCTTTTGGGTCTCAAACGCTCCGATTACGCCGGCAACCCCCAGGTCGACTGGGAGAAAGGACACTTTTACGAAGGGGGATGGCTGGCACTCCTTCCCAAAATAGCTCCCCATCTGCTCAATCCCAAGACCTACAAAAAAGGTCTGGCGATGATGAGCGAACTGATGCTCCGCAACGGCATCACCACCATCTGCGAGCCCGGCTTTCCCAGTTCGGATTTCAACATGGAGTACACACTGCTCAAAAGCGAGATGGCCAAAGACCCTCCCTACGACTGCTATCTCATCCCCAACGGCACACAGCTCTATTCGATGGCGGGCAACAGCAACGAAAAAGCCGAAAAGATGATACGCGAGCTCCCCGCCAAATACAATACGCGAAACATCACCTTCCTTCCCCGACAGGTGAAACTCTTTGCCGACGGCGCCATCTATTCGCTCGCCATGCAGATGAAACAGCCCTACACGAGTGAAGCGTTCAGGGGTGAATGGATGACACCCCCCAAACGGCTGAAGGAGCAGATGAGCTTCTACTGGGATAGGGGATACAAAATCCATATGCACGCCAACGGGGACAAAGGCATTCAGAAAGTCCTCGATTTCAACCGCCAGGACCAGAAACGGCATCCGAGAAAAGAGCACCGTTTCACCCTGCACCATATGGGATACTTCGATGCCGATATCGCGAAGCAGGTAAAGGATTTGGGAGTGAAAGCCTCCGTCAATCCCTACTATCTCTGGGCACTGGCCGAGAAGTATTCCAAAGTCGGTCTCGGTAAAGCCCGGGCGGAAAATCTGGTTCGCATCCGGGAGCTGACCGAAAGAGCTATTCCGGTCTCATTCCACTCCGATTTCGCTATGGCACCCGCTGAGCCGCTCACCCTGGCGTGGGTGGCGGTCAACCGCGTGACAGACGAAGGTCGCAAAGTCTCCCAAAATCAACGTATCAGCGTTTTTGACGCTATGAAAGCCATCACGATCAATGCTGCACGCACACTGAACCTTGAAAAGAGTCTGGGCTCCATCGAAGTGGGAAAAATCGCCAACTTCACCATACTGGAGCAAAATCCTTTCAAAGTCGATCCGATGAAACTCAAAGAGATTGGAGTATACGCCGTGGTACACAAAGGGAGAATGGTGCCCGTTGGGCACCAAAAAACAGGGGCTGACGCCGATGCGCACGGATGCATCCTCTCCGCCGGATACAGATGGTGTGGCAAAACAGAAAAATGCGAAAGACCGTGGGAGCTGGCCCAGCGGGCGCACCTCAAGCCGACGGCCGAAGCTTTCGAAAAATATTGCAACGAACCGGCACCGCATCGCCAAATCTCACAAAAGGAAGAAAGATGA
- a CDS encoding mechanosensitive ion channel family protein, with protein sequence MIRQLFLLFLVSFSLLAASDAKTSSRPIDTVSTLPQETPRFFALDEIPEAATEAASRLSEMEKGLETPREIQAIESSLPHFIRSIEKIRKEIVGHDLSSQNIKQLRQWYETSMLYQRQLETYGEKLKHRIDIYTDILKSLKEMHESWEATKAFAKEQKAPEAILQRASNTVAHIEAMQKRVKKAYNKTLTYIDMISGESRQFGTMTTALEEALAKRGMELLTFDHPPIFESLSKEKIHPVSYLFESAGAVREIVKQARFFYTSNTSALYAHMGTTLLLGFLMLFLYVRHRRGKLFPVNDEKVQGSVFFVEHPLAATVLLAVLIVPLFYPERPVSVGQFNTIVALSALLVIIHRIVTPEIRRYIYLLTALFLLNVVQAHIVEAQNEARLVWLLMALIMLAASLRLMRKNGPLHHPGYSAEIRFFIRLAPLLPLILVLSAGANIVGAVNLSVKLLSSLITSLILFMVFIILARIFRGLIVMFVRRRSIESKHLLREYAHQIQNYLTFVANFFLMAYWLFLVLKQFDLLYYMENGWQKLMSVSWKIGEVVVSVGAIVDFVLVLVLTWFFTRFITIILDLELFSRYEFPRGVPAAIQMIVRYLIITTGVVFALTVLGVRLTDLSIIAGALGVGIGFGLRNIMANFVSGLLLVFERPVQQGDVVEVDGIFGDVQKIGVRATTIKTYDGSEVIVPNADFITKEVINWTLSSKSRRVKMHYKVAFGNSPKRVIDIIRSAIEKHPGIRKEPAPKVLFEGYGDYYLEFTVYFWVDEKLLDIKSETAIDIYEALTNAGIEMPVPYSRVTYENPRKLP encoded by the coding sequence ATGATACGACAGCTGTTCCTCCTTTTTCTGGTATCGTTCTCTCTTCTGGCGGCTTCCGATGCCAAAACCTCTTCCCGTCCCATCGATACCGTTTCCACCCTCCCGCAGGAGACACCCCGTTTCTTTGCACTGGACGAGATCCCCGAAGCGGCCACCGAAGCGGCCAGCCGGCTTTCGGAGATGGAAAAAGGTCTCGAAACTCCCCGGGAGATTCAGGCAATCGAATCCTCCCTGCCCCATTTCATCCGCTCGATCGAAAAGATACGCAAGGAGATCGTCGGTCACGACCTGAGCAGCCAAAACATCAAACAGCTGCGTCAATGGTACGAAACATCGATGCTCTATCAAAGACAGCTCGAAACCTACGGCGAAAAACTCAAACACCGGATCGACATCTACACCGATATCCTCAAATCCCTCAAAGAGATGCACGAGTCGTGGGAGGCGACCAAAGCCTTCGCGAAAGAGCAAAAAGCCCCCGAGGCCATCCTTCAACGAGCCAGCAACACCGTGGCGCATATCGAGGCGATGCAAAAACGCGTCAAAAAAGCCTACAACAAAACACTCACCTATATCGATATGATTTCAGGAGAGAGCCGGCAGTTTGGAACCATGACAACCGCCCTCGAAGAGGCGCTGGCCAAACGGGGCATGGAATTGCTGACTTTCGACCATCCGCCCATCTTCGAATCGCTTTCGAAAGAGAAAATCCACCCCGTCAGCTACCTTTTCGAGAGTGCCGGCGCCGTACGCGAGATCGTCAAACAGGCACGTTTTTTCTACACTTCGAACACCTCCGCACTCTACGCCCACATGGGCACAACGCTTCTGCTGGGCTTTTTGATGCTTTTCCTCTATGTGCGGCACAGACGTGGCAAGCTGTTTCCCGTCAACGACGAAAAGGTACAAGGATCGGTGTTCTTTGTCGAACATCCTCTCGCCGCGACGGTACTTCTGGCGGTCCTGATCGTCCCGCTCTTCTATCCCGAACGCCCTGTCTCCGTCGGGCAGTTCAACACCATCGTCGCACTGAGTGCCCTGCTGGTGATCATCCACCGTATCGTCACTCCCGAAATACGCCGCTATATCTACCTGCTGACAGCACTCTTTTTGCTCAATGTCGTGCAGGCCCATATCGTCGAAGCGCAGAACGAAGCACGGCTGGTATGGCTTTTGATGGCACTGATCATGCTTGCGGCTTCGCTGCGTCTCATGCGAAAAAACGGCCCTCTCCATCACCCCGGTTACAGTGCGGAGATCCGATTCTTCATCCGTCTCGCGCCTCTCCTGCCTCTCATTCTCGTTCTCTCCGCCGGTGCCAACATCGTCGGTGCGGTCAACCTCTCCGTCAAACTGCTCTCTTCTTTGATTACGTCGCTGATACTCTTCATGGTCTTCATAATCCTCGCCCGCATCTTCCGCGGGTTGATTGTCATGTTCGTGCGCCGTCGCTCCATCGAATCGAAACATCTGCTGCGGGAGTATGCCCACCAGATTCAAAACTACCTCACATTCGTCGCGAACTTTTTCCTGATGGCCTATTGGCTTTTCCTCGTCCTCAAGCAGTTCGACCTCCTCTACTACATGGAGAACGGGTGGCAGAAGCTCATGTCGGTATCGTGGAAGATCGGCGAGGTGGTCGTTTCGGTGGGTGCCATCGTCGACTTCGTCCTGGTCCTGGTGCTCACATGGTTCTTCACCCGCTTTATCACCATCATCCTCGACCTTGAGCTCTTCAGCCGGTACGAATTCCCCCGCGGCGTGCCGGCGGCCATCCAGATGATCGTCCGCTACCTAATCATCACCACGGGCGTCGTCTTCGCCCTGACGGTGCTGGGTGTTCGGCTGACCGACCTGAGCATCATCGCCGGGGCGCTCGGTGTGGGTATCGGCTTCGGTCTGCGCAACATCATGGCCAACTTCGTCTCGGGCCTGCTGCTCGTCTTCGAGCGGCCCGTTCAGCAGGGGGATGTCGTGGAGGTGGACGGCATTTTCGGCGATGTCCAGAAGATTGGCGTACGCGCCACGACCATCAAAACCTATGACGGCTCGGAAGTGATCGTCCCCAACGCCGACTTCATCACCAAGGAGGTGATCAACTGGACGCTGTCGTCCAAAAGCCGCCGGGTCAAAATGCACTACAAAGTCGCCTTCGGAAACAGCCCCAAAAGAGTGATCGACATCATCCGTTCCGCCATCGAAAAACACCCGGGCATCCGCAAGGAGCCGGCACCCAAGGTCCTCTTCGAAGGATATGGCGACTACTACCTGGAATTTACGGTCTATTTCTGGGTCGACGAAAAACTGCTCGACATCAAGAGCGAGACCGCTATCGACATCTATGAAGCATTAACGAATGCCGGTATCGAAATGCCGGTGCCCTACAGCCGCGTCACCTACGAAAACCCCCGGAAACTGCCTTGA
- a CDS encoding YceI family protein, whose amino-acid sequence MRRFIATMIAAISLFAGECTYRVMDFEIGWEAYKTPAKIGVDGTFGNIKLSAMPDKTVKGLLEGAKVVIDTGSVNSKNSSRDAKLIKAFFNVQGVHTIAAEIKSLGKSFANVDITMNGITKTVPMKLEFDGDDVEAEGYIDLADFEMLPSLRSINKACYDLHKGKTWQDIRLQFEIKTMEKCK is encoded by the coding sequence ATGAGAAGATTTATCGCAACCATGATCGCCGCCATTTCACTTTTCGCAGGCGAATGCACCTACCGTGTCATGGACTTCGAAATCGGATGGGAGGCCTATAAAACACCCGCGAAAATCGGGGTGGACGGAACGTTCGGCAACATCAAACTATCCGCGATGCCCGACAAAACAGTCAAAGGGTTGCTTGAAGGCGCCAAAGTGGTCATCGACACGGGAAGTGTCAATTCGAAAAACAGCAGCCGGGACGCCAAACTAATCAAAGCTTTTTTCAATGTCCAGGGCGTCCATACCATTGCGGCAGAGATCAAGAGTCTCGGCAAAAGTTTCGCGAATGTCGATATCACAATGAACGGCATAACAAAAACCGTGCCGATGAAGCTCGAGTTCGACGGCGACGATGTTGAGGCGGAAGGCTACATCGACCTCGCCGATTTTGAGATGCTGCCTTCCCTGCGAAGCATCAACAAAGCCTGTTACGATCTTCACAAAGGCAAAACCTGGCAGGATATCAGACTGCAATTTGAGATCAAGACGATGGAAAAGTGCAAGTAA